In Vicinamibacteria bacterium, the genomic window GGAACTGCGGCTCGAAGAGAGTCTCGAGGCGTTCGGGGGTGATACCGGGGCCGTTGTCCTCGAGCTCTACGATCACCCGGCCGGGCTTCGCTTCGCTCACCACGACGATCCGGCCGCCTTTGACGCCCAGGAGCGCCGACGCGGCGCTCCGGATCAGACTCGCCAGGACCGCGGCGATCTGGCGCGGCCGGCACTTGACCGGAGGTACCTGCGCGAGCCGCAGCTCGACTTCTACGTTCTCGAGCTCCGGGCGGAGGAACTCCACCAGCTCCGCTACGAGAACGCCGACGTCGACGAGCCGCTCTTCGGCGCGATCGAGGTTGGCCAGCTCTCGCATGCGGCCGGCGATCTCATTGATCCGATGAAAGGACTCGCGGCCGGCACGGATCGAGTCTTCCGCGGCTCGCTTCCGCCGGGAGTCGAGATCGACGTCCTCCACTAGGCGCGCCAGGGTGTCGAACGCGGAGGCCAGCGACCCGAGGGGCGAGTTGAGCTGGTGGCTGAGCAAGGCCGCGAACCGGCCCTGGGAAGCGGCGTTCCGCTCGACGAGAAGCGACCCCTGCGCCTGCGAGAGCTCGAGGAGCGATCGCTCGGCTCTCAGCTTCGCGAAGAACTCCGAGGCACGAATGCGGTACAGGATCGCGGTCAGCGTGACGCCGATCGCCATCGTCAGCACCGAGGCGACCAGGAATATCGACTGCTCCCGAAACCCGTCGAATCCATGGCGAAGCAATCCGACCGCCGCGAACAACGAGAGCAAGTAGAGGCCGAGCCCCGCGGCATGCAGGGGCTTCAACGGTAGGACCGCGACTCCGCCGAGGAGGAGGATGCCGAAGGTCGCAAGCAACTGCGCCTCGGGACTCGTCTGGAGCTCGCTCAGGTACAACGCAGCGTTGTGGTTGAGCTGCACGGTCTGGATCAGTGCGAACGTCCCGGCGAGAAGAATTCCCAGGGTCCGGGCGGAGGGCGCGATCCTCCTCCAAAAAGAGGCGGCGAAGGCGGCGGCCCCCAGGGCAGGTCCCACGAGATCCATGGCGGCCGGCGGGCGGGAGGGCAGGACGAGCATCTCGACTCCATTCAGCACCAGCTGGGCGCCAATGAATATCGTGGCCATCGCCCGCATTCCGATGACTGCGCGCCTATCGATCTCCTTCCGGAAGCTTTGTTCCGCCTCCGCGGTGGGGAAGAGCGCCTCGCGGAAGCTACCGAAGGTCATGTGAGACCACCGAGAGCGCGTGGTTCCAACCCACGATGGCTCGCTCGCGGTTCCCGGCGAAACCCGCCCGTCGCACGCAAGCCGGGGGGAGGGTGCGTCGCGACCCGTCTTCCTCCAGCGCCCTGGCCGCGCTTCCGCGGGTCGGCGTGTTGGTCCTGTCCCCGTCGTCCGCCGCGATTGTGCAGAGGCAT contains:
- a CDS encoding HAMP domain-containing sensor histidine kinase, with amino-acid sequence MTFGSFREALFPTAEAEQSFRKEIDRRAVIGMRAMATIFIGAQLVLNGVEMLVLPSRPPAAMDLVGPALGAAAFAASFWRRIAPSARTLGILLAGTFALIQTVQLNHNAALYLSELQTSPEAQLLATFGILLLGGVAVLPLKPLHAAGLGLYLLSLFAAVGLLRHGFDGFREQSIFLVASVLTMAIGVTLTAILYRIRASEFFAKLRAERSLLELSQAQGSLLVERNAASQGRFAALLSHQLNSPLGSLASAFDTLARLVEDVDLDSRRKRAAEDSIRAGRESFHRINEIAGRMRELANLDRAEERLVDVGVLVAELVEFLRPELENVEVELRLAQVPPVKCRPRQIAAVLASLIRSAASALLGVKGGRIVVVSEAKPGRVIVELEDNGPGITPERLETLFEPQF